In a single window of the Miscanthus floridulus cultivar M001 unplaced genomic scaffold, ASM1932011v1 fs_651_1_2, whole genome shotgun sequence genome:
- the LOC136532549 gene encoding LOW QUALITY PROTEIN: fatty acid desaturase 4, chloroplastic-like (The sequence of the model RefSeq protein was modified relative to this genomic sequence to represent the inferred CDS: deleted 1 base in 1 codon), producing the protein MYTLTPRCHLQPVRRSPPLSLSVPSRADRDELRSTWPQRAWTLAGTAAILSSLSTSASLVAAGSSSPAEPLAAALAAYSIADLATGVYHWFVDNYGDASTPVFGAQIAAFQGHHRHPSTITFREPCNNLHALARGAALALTPVDAVLSAAGSTSAAAHAFVGAFAACVVLSQQFHAWAHEKRRRLPPGVEALQSAGVLVSRAQHAAHHSQPYNTNYCIVSGMWNGLLDRYKVFEALEMVVYFRTGIRPRSWDETDASWKEDTGAENAAAAAATTAGNDGLLQTAGISSD; encoded by the exons ATGTATACTCTGACCCCGCGCTGCCACCTCCAGCCGGTCCGCCGGTCGCCGCCGCTGTCGCTGTCCGTCCCGTCCCGCGCCGACCGGGACGAGCTGCGGTCGACATGGCCGCAGCGCGCGTGGACGCTA GCAGGCACGGCGGCCATCCTCTCGTCCCTCTCCACATCCGCCTCCCTCGTGGCCGCGGGCTCCAGCTCCCCCGCGGAGCCGCTGGCCGCGGCGCTGGCGGCCTACTCCATCGCGGACCTCGCCACGGGCGTGTACCACTGGTTCGTCGACAACTACGGCGACGCCTCCACGCCAGTGTTCGGCGCCCAGATCGCCGCGTTCCAGGGCCACCACCGCCACCCGTCCACCATCACGTTCCGGGAGCCCTGTAACAACCTGCACGCGCTCGCGCGCGGCGCCGCGCTCGCCCTGACCCCCGTCGACGCCGTGCTCTCCGCCGCGGGTTCGACTTCCGCCGCAGCGCACGCGTTCGTCGGTGCCTTCGCGGCGTGCGTCGTGCTCAGCCAGCAGTTCCACGCGTGGGCGCACGAGAAGCGCCGCAGGCTGCCGCCAGGCGTAGAGGCGCTGCAGAGCGCCGGCGTGCTCGTGTCGCGCGCGCAGCACGCCGCGCACCACAGCCAGCCCTACAACACCAACTACTGCATCGTCAGTGGCATGTGGAACGGGCTGCTGGACAGGTACAAGGTGTTCGAGGCGCTGGAGATGGTCGTCTACTTCCGCACCGGCATCCGCCCGCGGTCGTGGGACGAAACCGACGCCTCGTGGAAGGAGGACACCGGCGCTGaaaatgccgccgccgccgccgccaccaccgccggtaATGATGGTTTGTTACAGACAGCGGGTATCAGCTCTGACTGA
- the LOC136532548 gene encoding CRS2-associated factor 2, mitochondrial-like, producing the protein MFLPRKLLQWRRPAQDAQALGGRLLRSSSSLSDPDDDPPFTWIPKHPSRAPSTPTPPPKPKALAGKIGPDEPAHSDLPFDFRYSYSETDPAWRPIGFREPTRFSPFGPGRLDRPWDGAAAARVGEDASGDERSREEVLGEPLSEEEVAALVERFRHSDCSRQINLGKGGVTHNMLDDIHNHWKRAEAVRIKCLGVPTLDMDNICFHFEDKTGGKVIYCSINIIILYRGQNYDPKRRPDIPLMLWKPLAPIYPKLVQNVAEGLTFEETKELRNRGLNSPPLTKLTRNGVYVNVVDKVREAFKTVEVVRLDCTHVGTSDCKKIGVKLRDLVPCIPILFKDEQIILWRGKVRQEHSVSAQCSSRPQ; encoded by the exons ATGTTTCTTCCTCGTAAGCTTCTCCAATGGCGGCGCCCCGCTCAGGATGCCCAGGCCCTAGGAGGCCGCCTCCTGCGCTCCTCCTCATCCCTCTCCGACCCCGATGACGACCCTCCGTTCACGTGGATCCCTAAGCACCCTTCTCGGGCGCCatcgacgccgacgccgccgccgaaGCCCAAGGCTCTGGCAGGCAAGATCGGGCCCGACGAGCCAGCGCACTCCGACCTTCCGTTCGACTTCCGGTACTCGTACTCGGAGACGGACCCAGCGTGGAGGCCTATCGGGTTCCGCGAGCCCACCCGATTCTCGCCCTTCGGACCCGGCCGCCTCGACCGCCCATGGGACGGCGCAGCCGCAGCACGCGTCGGCGAGGATGCCAGTGGCGACGAGAGGAGCCGGGAGGAGGTTCTCGGCGAACCTCTgtcggaggaggaggtggcggcgctTGTGGAGAGGTTCCGGCACAGTGATTGCTCACGGCAGATCAATCTGG GGAAAGGTGGGGTAACACACAATATGCTTGATGACATTCACAACCATTGGAAACGTGCAGAAGCTGTGAGGATCAAATGCCTGGGAGTGCCAACACTCGACATGGACAACATTTGCTTCCATTTTGAG GATAAAACAGGTGGCAAAGTCATATACTGCAGCATAAACATCATCATCCTGTATCGTGGTCAGAACTATGACCCAAAAAGAAGGCCTGATATACCATTGATGTTGTGGAAACCATTAGCTCCTATCTATCCTAAGCTTGTGCAAAATGTTGCTGAAGGGTTGACTTTCGAGGAAACAAAAGAATTGAGGAACAGAGGATTAAATTCTCCACCACTTACAAAACTGA CTAGGAATGGTGTCTATGTTAATGTTGTTGATAAAGTGAGAGAAGCATTTAAGACTGTGGAAGTTGTCCGGCTAGATTGCACTCATGTTGGGACTAGTGACTGCAAGAAAATTGGTGTGAAGCTGAGG GATTTGGTTCCATGTATTCCCATATTGTTTAAAGATGAACAAATCATACTATGGAGAGGGAAGGTTCGTCAAGAGCATTCTGTTTCAGCACAATGCAGTTCCAGACCACAATGA